The following are encoded in a window of Seleniivibrio woodruffii genomic DNA:
- a CDS encoding Fic family protein: MQNISDELLNPRLSLLNKLGGISSPVVTNNEWLYLLTEETRNSILIEGYFVDKKSLQDVFSNKKYKNNSDDVDKAVNYHQAANTFYGLAYNDYVDKTDSFLTSAIIKTINSTLRQGDNDTGFRRDHIVITGSKHTPPDYVDIEYLIKNHFLEHIIKSRKAYMAGGIKLSTYINSIAKLHCLFEAIHPFADGNGRTGRIFLNCMLIASGLPPVIIKGADNDRNKYYAALEEFDSKLGNSLNFRDSFYRIDNLIKDEGNAELMTGIIYDSLLYSLDTFICNTLENKGVKISPIADIAPSMGYTADSLRVMVNRGQLIAKKAGKTWCSSEILLIKNNMTEIESTI; this comes from the coding sequence ATGCAAAACATTTCAGATGAACTCTTAAACCCTCGCCTCTCCTTACTGAATAAACTCGGCGGCATATCTTCGCCAGTCGTAACCAATAACGAATGGCTGTATCTGCTCACAGAAGAGACAAGAAACTCCATATTAATTGAAGGATATTTCGTAGATAAGAAATCACTCCAAGATGTGTTCAGCAATAAGAAATATAAAAACAATAGTGACGATGTTGACAAAGCTGTCAACTACCACCAAGCTGCCAATACATTCTACGGACTCGCATACAACGACTACGTGGACAAAACAGACTCGTTCCTTACCTCCGCAATCATCAAAACCATCAACTCCACTCTGCGCCAAGGAGACAACGACACAGGTTTCCGCAGAGATCATATCGTAATAACAGGCTCAAAACACACTCCGCCAGACTACGTTGACATTGAATATCTCATAAAAAATCATTTCCTTGAACATATCATAAAGTCGAGAAAGGCTTATATGGCAGGCGGAATAAAGCTCTCTACATACATTAACTCTATTGCAAAACTTCATTGTCTTTTCGAGGCGATACACCCCTTCGCTGACGGCAACGGCAGAACCGGAAGAATATTCCTAAACTGCATGCTTATTGCATCGGGATTACCTCCCGTTATCATCAAAGGAGCAGATAACGACAGAAACAAATATTATGCCGCACTTGAAGAGTTCGACTCAAAACTTGGAAATAGCCTGAATTTCAGAGATTCATTTTACAGGATTGACAACCTGATAAAAGATGAAGGCAACGCAGAGCTTATGACGGGCATTATTTATGATTCTCTTCTTTATAGTTTAGACACTTTCATATGCAATACTCTTGAGAATAAAGGCGTAAAAATCAGCCCTATTGCAGATATTGCGCCATCTATGGGCTACACAGCAGACTCTCTTCGTGTCATGGTCAACCGGGGACAACTCATTGCAAAAAAAGCAGGTAAAACTTGGTGTTCCAGCGAAATACTCCTTATTAAGAATAATATGACTGAGATTGAAAGCACTATTTAA
- a CDS encoding tyrosine-type recombinase/integrase translates to MGVKFITTNYPGVVYYESAKKTHNSKPDRCYYFSEKRKTVDGKYKTFRTKIGWASEGVTIAYANEIRSANMKLRKHGITKDIGAFMTFREAAELYLRDFANGKSSIKADISRLSYRILPEFGDKILNEITAARVQQFYNKLLKSPTRNGKIMAPATAEHHIKIIRQIFNYLKYQHNFLKNNPADFHYLKLAKYDNTLIRYLNDKQTDALLNVLAEYKNKTIANMITLYLHTGMRKSVILNLTWSQIDTHLWTIQFTNKDSSLDTIVLNSAAQTVLAEQMANGSDSEFVFTSKNDKNWVNISKHWKKIKEMAGLTNFRLHDLRHNFATQLHFNQTEMRDIMALMTHKDAKTTLKYTHVNPARLREMSELIVKKRIDKQDKSN, encoded by the coding sequence ATGGGAGTAAAATTTATTACAACTAATTACCCTGGTGTCGTCTATTACGAATCTGCGAAAAAAACACACAACAGTAAACCGGATCGTTGCTACTATTTTTCTGAAAAGAGAAAAACGGTCGACGGCAAATATAAAACGTTCAGAACAAAAATTGGGTGGGCATCCGAAGGCGTCACCATAGCTTATGCCAATGAAATACGTTCAGCTAACATGAAGTTGCGCAAACACGGCATAACAAAAGACATTGGGGCATTCATGACTTTCAGAGAGGCGGCAGAGTTATATCTCAGAGATTTCGCTAATGGGAAAAGTAGTATCAAAGCAGACATTAGTCGTTTAAGTTACCGAATTCTCCCTGAATTTGGCGATAAGATCTTAAATGAAATAACAGCTGCACGCGTTCAGCAATTTTATAATAAGCTCTTGAAATCACCTACGAGAAACGGAAAAATTATGGCTCCTGCCACCGCTGAGCACCATATTAAAATCATACGACAAATATTTAATTACCTGAAATATCAGCATAATTTTTTAAAAAACAATCCCGCAGATTTTCACTATTTAAAGTTGGCAAAATACGATAACACATTAATACGGTATCTGAATGACAAACAAACTGACGCTCTATTAAATGTTCTCGCCGAGTACAAAAACAAAACAATAGCCAATATGATCACTCTGTATCTCCATACTGGCATGCGCAAATCTGTTATTCTCAATCTCACGTGGTCACAGATAGATACGCATTTATGGACCATACAGTTCACCAACAAGGACAGCTCCCTTGATACAATTGTACTTAACTCTGCTGCCCAAACTGTTTTAGCCGAACAAATGGCAAATGGCTCAGACTCAGAATTTGTCTTCACGTCTAAAAACGATAAAAACTGGGTAAACATTTCAAAACATTGGAAAAAAATTAAAGAAATGGCTGGATTAACAAATTTCAGACTACACGATCTCCGTCATAATTTTGCAACACAACTCCACTTTAATCAAACCGAAATGAGAGATATCATGGCTCTAATGACACATAAAGACGCAAAAACAACATTAAAATATACACATGTCAACCCTGCCAGACTTAGAGAAATGAGCGAGCTTATTGTCAAGAAACGCATTGACAAACAAGACAAATCGAACTAA